The Ascaphus truei isolate aAscTru1 chromosome 3, aAscTru1.hap1, whole genome shotgun sequence genome includes a region encoding these proteins:
- the CHAMP1 gene encoding chromosome alignment-maintaining phosphoprotein 1 isoform X3: protein MEVMRKLKESSQCLDCDRCSFRGSDYENIQIHMGTIHPEFCDEMDTAGLGKLVFYQKSARLFHCHRCFFTSKMFCNVYYHILAHHAAPEKWDNEEKNVVDTKSEHSLIMDSDRNESEPVTSEDEKSADDQEQKEKISEAEKPDDNDTLTSWPEKVATEDNQESSDSEFKSNSVEKASGESLEVKDKESSSDQELLESESSNNSSKASKTNSAHTKEGRDFSDNDATSSQSKDIPEFSDDDEAPALPGGIPHFSEDEETVTQTKDLEESSEDEVIPDQSKGIEDISEDEEMPTEQKLIEDVSEEEAPAESKELADSSEEEEEEAPAQVKEMMDFSEEEETPALSKDIMDFSEEEEEPTIISKNIMEFSEEEETSNISKNIMEFSEEETTNISKNIMEFSEEEETTNISKNIMEFSEEEDTPALLKDIMEFSEEEDTPVISKSIMEFSEEEDTSPPPKDMPKYLEGNSTPTQSKDTVEIAEGVNTSMLKETSTLSEDEGTPVVSKDTLAFLESENTPALLTDSVVFSEDEVTSSLSKDLLDTTEVGDTPAGTQDTPASAKDTPASAKDTPDTLEDKEGYIKDEEIMKYVRRGKGKFYCTLCECRPLKKGPLLHHLITKHNMPSPFICKTCAKTFVMETHLKNHLASHTKGLFKCHRCSFQTDHPRGFKKHQTHCQSRHQDEDDVKTVSDLKEQNKEEN, encoded by the coding sequence ATGGAAGTCATGCGAAAACTAAAAGAGTCCTCGCAGTGTTTGGATTGTGATCGCTGCAGCTTCCGTGGTAGCGATTATGAAAATATCCAAATACACATGGGAACCATCCATCCAGAATTCTGTGACGAGATGGATACAGCTGGTTTGGGGAAACTCGTATTTTATCAGAAAAGTGCAAGATTGTTTCATTGTCATCGATGCTTTTTCACAAGCAAGATGTTTTGCAATGTTTATTATCATATTTTAGCTCATCATGCAGCACCTGAAAAATGGGACAATGAGGAGAAAAATGTAGTAGATACAAAGTCAGAGCATTCTTTGATAATGGACTCTGACAGAAATGAATCTGAACCTGTAACAAGTGAAGACGAAAAGTCTGCAGATGATCAGGAGCAGAAGGAGAAAATAAGCGAAGCTGAAAAACCTGATGATAATGATACGCTTACTTCTTGGCCAGAGAAAGTGGCAACTGAGGATAATCAAGAGAGCTCTGACAGTGAATTTAAAAGCAATAGTGTAGAAAAGGCAAGTGGAGAATCATTAGAGGTCAAAGACAAGGAATCAAGTAGTGATCAGGAGCTGCTAGAGTCGGAGTCCAGTAACAATAGCAGTAAAGCAAGCAAAACCAACTCTGCTCATACTAAAGAGGGTAGAGATTTTTCTGATAATGATGCAACCTCTTCACAGTCAAAAGACATTCCAGAGTTTTCAGATGACGATGAAGCACCTGCTTTGCCTGGTGGCATACCACATTTTTCTGAAGATGAGGAGACTGTTACTCAGACAAAGGATTTGGAAGAGTCATCTGAAGATGAAGTGATACCAGATCAGTCTAAGGGAATTGAGGACATTTCTGAAGACGAGGAGATGCCAACAGAGCAAAAACTCATAGAGGATGTGTCAGAAGAAGAAGCTCCTGCTGAGTCAAAGGAATTGGCAGATTCTTcagaagaggaagaagaggaggcaccTGCTCAGGTTAAGGAAATGATGGACTTTTCTGAAGAGGAGGAGACCCCGGCTCTGTCAAAGGACATAATGGACTTTTCAGAAGAAGAAGAGGAGCCAACTATTATATccaaaaacatcatggaattttCAGAAGAGGAGGAGACTTCAAATATATccaaaaacatcatggaattttCAGAAGAGGAGACCACAAATATATccaaaaacatcatggaattttCAGAAGAGGAGGAGACCACAAATATTTccaaaaacatcatggaattttCTGAAGAGGAGGATACCCCGGCCCTGTTAAAGGACATTATGGAGTTTTCAGAAGAAGAAGATACTCCAGTAATATCAAAGAGCATCATGGAGTTTTCAGAAGAGGAGGACACTTCACCTCCACCAAAAGATATGCCCAAATACTTAGAAGGTAATTCAACCCCTACTCAGTCAAAGGACACAGTGGAGATTGCAGAAGGCGTTAACACTTCTATGTTAAAAGAAACATCTACATTATCAGAAGATGAAGGAACTCCTGTTGTGTCAAAGGACACACTAGCGTTCTTGGAGAGTGAAAACACTCCAGCCCTCTTGACAGACAGTGTAGTATTCTCAGAAGACGAAGTTACTTCCTCTTTGTCCAAAGACTTGTTGGACACTACAGAGGTTGGTGACACCCCTGCCGGTACACAAGACACCCCTGCCTCTGCAAAAGACACCCCTGCCTCTGCAAAAGACACCCCAGATACTTTAGAAGATAAGGAAGGCTATATCAAAGACGAGGAAATAATGAAATATGTACGTCGTGGGAAAGGAAAGTTTTATTGCACGCTATGTGAGTGTCGCCCCTTAAAAAAGGGACCTTTGTTGCACCATTTGATTACCAAGCATAATATGCCAAGCCCATTTATATGCAAAACATGTGCAAAAACATTTGTGATGGAGACCCATCTCAAAAACCACCTTGCATCCCACACTAAAGGTTTGTTTAAATGTCACCGCTGTAGTTTTCAGACAGATCATCCCAGAGGATTCAAAAAACATCAAACACATTGCCAGTCTCGCCATCAAGACGAGGATGACGTCAAAACAGTTTCGGACTTAAAGGAACAGAACAAAGAAGAAAATTGA
- the CHAMP1 gene encoding chromosome alignment-maintaining phosphoprotein 1 isoform X1: protein MRGRDFSSLSTGAGVALGISHHIFVTGDSKMEVMRKLKESSQCLDCDRCSFRGSDYENIQIHMGTIHPEFCDEMDTAGLGKLVFYQKSARLFHCHRCFFTSKMFCNVYYHILAHHAAPEKWDNEEKNVVDTKSEHSLIMDSDRNESEPVTSEDEKSADDQEQKEKISEAEKPDDNDTLTSWPEKVATEDNQESSDSEFKSNSVEKASGESLEVKDKESSSDQELLESESSNNSSKASKTNSAHTKEGRDFSDNDATSSQSKDIPEFSDDDEAPALPGGIPHFSEDEETVTQTKDLEESSEDEVIPDQSKGIEDISEDEEMPTEQKLIEDVSEEEAPAESKELADSSEEEEEEAPAQVKEMMDFSEEEETPALSKDIMDFSEEEEEPTIISKNIMEFSEEEETSNISKNIMEFSEEETTNISKNIMEFSEEEETTNISKNIMEFSEEEDTPALLKDIMEFSEEEDTPVISKSIMEFSEEEDTSPPPKDMPKYLEGNSTPTQSKDTVEIAEGVNTSMLKETSTLSEDEGTPVVSKDTLAFLESENTPALLTDSVVFSEDEVTSSLSKDLLDTTEVGDTPAGTQDTPASAKDTPASAKDTPDTLEDKEGYIKDEEIMKYVRRGKGKFYCTLCECRPLKKGPLLHHLITKHNMPSPFICKTCAKTFVMETHLKNHLASHTKGLFKCHRCSFQTDHPRGFKKHQTHCQSRHQDEDDVKTVSDLKEQNKEEN, encoded by the exons ATGCGAGGTAGAGATTTTTCCTCTCTGA GCACTGGCGCTGGTGTCGCTTTGGGAATATCTCATCACATTTTTGTAACTGGAGATTCAAAAATGGAAGTCATGCGAAAACTAAAAGAGTCCTCGCAGTGTTTGGATTGTGATCGCTGCAGCTTCCGTGGTAGCGATTATGAAAATATCCAAATACACATGGGAACCATCCATCCAGAATTCTGTGACGAGATGGATACAGCTGGTTTGGGGAAACTCGTATTTTATCAGAAAAGTGCAAGATTGTTTCATTGTCATCGATGCTTTTTCACAAGCAAGATGTTTTGCAATGTTTATTATCATATTTTAGCTCATCATGCAGCACCTGAAAAATGGGACAATGAGGAGAAAAATGTAGTAGATACAAAGTCAGAGCATTCTTTGATAATGGACTCTGACAGAAATGAATCTGAACCTGTAACAAGTGAAGACGAAAAGTCTGCAGATGATCAGGAGCAGAAGGAGAAAATAAGCGAAGCTGAAAAACCTGATGATAATGATACGCTTACTTCTTGGCCAGAGAAAGTGGCAACTGAGGATAATCAAGAGAGCTCTGACAGTGAATTTAAAAGCAATAGTGTAGAAAAGGCAAGTGGAGAATCATTAGAGGTCAAAGACAAGGAATCAAGTAGTGATCAGGAGCTGCTAGAGTCGGAGTCCAGTAACAATAGCAGTAAAGCAAGCAAAACCAACTCTGCTCATACTAAAGAGGGTAGAGATTTTTCTGATAATGATGCAACCTCTTCACAGTCAAAAGACATTCCAGAGTTTTCAGATGACGATGAAGCACCTGCTTTGCCTGGTGGCATACCACATTTTTCTGAAGATGAGGAGACTGTTACTCAGACAAAGGATTTGGAAGAGTCATCTGAAGATGAAGTGATACCAGATCAGTCTAAGGGAATTGAGGACATTTCTGAAGACGAGGAGATGCCAACAGAGCAAAAACTCATAGAGGATGTGTCAGAAGAAGAAGCTCCTGCTGAGTCAAAGGAATTGGCAGATTCTTcagaagaggaagaagaggaggcaccTGCTCAGGTTAAGGAAATGATGGACTTTTCTGAAGAGGAGGAGACCCCGGCTCTGTCAAAGGACATAATGGACTTTTCAGAAGAAGAAGAGGAGCCAACTATTATATccaaaaacatcatggaattttCAGAAGAGGAGGAGACTTCAAATATATccaaaaacatcatggaattttCAGAAGAGGAGACCACAAATATATccaaaaacatcatggaattttCAGAAGAGGAGGAGACCACAAATATTTccaaaaacatcatggaattttCTGAAGAGGAGGATACCCCGGCCCTGTTAAAGGACATTATGGAGTTTTCAGAAGAAGAAGATACTCCAGTAATATCAAAGAGCATCATGGAGTTTTCAGAAGAGGAGGACACTTCACCTCCACCAAAAGATATGCCCAAATACTTAGAAGGTAATTCAACCCCTACTCAGTCAAAGGACACAGTGGAGATTGCAGAAGGCGTTAACACTTCTATGTTAAAAGAAACATCTACATTATCAGAAGATGAAGGAACTCCTGTTGTGTCAAAGGACACACTAGCGTTCTTGGAGAGTGAAAACACTCCAGCCCTCTTGACAGACAGTGTAGTATTCTCAGAAGACGAAGTTACTTCCTCTTTGTCCAAAGACTTGTTGGACACTACAGAGGTTGGTGACACCCCTGCCGGTACACAAGACACCCCTGCCTCTGCAAAAGACACCCCTGCCTCTGCAAAAGACACCCCAGATACTTTAGAAGATAAGGAAGGCTATATCAAAGACGAGGAAATAATGAAATATGTACGTCGTGGGAAAGGAAAGTTTTATTGCACGCTATGTGAGTGTCGCCCCTTAAAAAAGGGACCTTTGTTGCACCATTTGATTACCAAGCATAATATGCCAAGCCCATTTATATGCAAAACATGTGCAAAAACATTTGTGATGGAGACCCATCTCAAAAACCACCTTGCATCCCACACTAAAGGTTTGTTTAAATGTCACCGCTGTAGTTTTCAGACAGATCATCCCAGAGGATTCAAAAAACATCAAACACATTGCCAGTCTCGCCATCAAGACGAGGATGACGTCAAAACAGTTTCGGACTTAAAGGAACAGAACAAAGAAGAAAATTGA
- the CHAMP1 gene encoding chromosome alignment-maintaining phosphoprotein 1 isoform X2 produces the protein MRGTGAGVALGISHHIFVTGDSKMEVMRKLKESSQCLDCDRCSFRGSDYENIQIHMGTIHPEFCDEMDTAGLGKLVFYQKSARLFHCHRCFFTSKMFCNVYYHILAHHAAPEKWDNEEKNVVDTKSEHSLIMDSDRNESEPVTSEDEKSADDQEQKEKISEAEKPDDNDTLTSWPEKVATEDNQESSDSEFKSNSVEKASGESLEVKDKESSSDQELLESESSNNSSKASKTNSAHTKEGRDFSDNDATSSQSKDIPEFSDDDEAPALPGGIPHFSEDEETVTQTKDLEESSEDEVIPDQSKGIEDISEDEEMPTEQKLIEDVSEEEAPAESKELADSSEEEEEEAPAQVKEMMDFSEEEETPALSKDIMDFSEEEEEPTIISKNIMEFSEEEETSNISKNIMEFSEEETTNISKNIMEFSEEEETTNISKNIMEFSEEEDTPALLKDIMEFSEEEDTPVISKSIMEFSEEEDTSPPPKDMPKYLEGNSTPTQSKDTVEIAEGVNTSMLKETSTLSEDEGTPVVSKDTLAFLESENTPALLTDSVVFSEDEVTSSLSKDLLDTTEVGDTPAGTQDTPASAKDTPASAKDTPDTLEDKEGYIKDEEIMKYVRRGKGKFYCTLCECRPLKKGPLLHHLITKHNMPSPFICKTCAKTFVMETHLKNHLASHTKGLFKCHRCSFQTDHPRGFKKHQTHCQSRHQDEDDVKTVSDLKEQNKEEN, from the exons ATGCGAG GCACTGGCGCTGGTGTCGCTTTGGGAATATCTCATCACATTTTTGTAACTGGAGATTCAAAAATGGAAGTCATGCGAAAACTAAAAGAGTCCTCGCAGTGTTTGGATTGTGATCGCTGCAGCTTCCGTGGTAGCGATTATGAAAATATCCAAATACACATGGGAACCATCCATCCAGAATTCTGTGACGAGATGGATACAGCTGGTTTGGGGAAACTCGTATTTTATCAGAAAAGTGCAAGATTGTTTCATTGTCATCGATGCTTTTTCACAAGCAAGATGTTTTGCAATGTTTATTATCATATTTTAGCTCATCATGCAGCACCTGAAAAATGGGACAATGAGGAGAAAAATGTAGTAGATACAAAGTCAGAGCATTCTTTGATAATGGACTCTGACAGAAATGAATCTGAACCTGTAACAAGTGAAGACGAAAAGTCTGCAGATGATCAGGAGCAGAAGGAGAAAATAAGCGAAGCTGAAAAACCTGATGATAATGATACGCTTACTTCTTGGCCAGAGAAAGTGGCAACTGAGGATAATCAAGAGAGCTCTGACAGTGAATTTAAAAGCAATAGTGTAGAAAAGGCAAGTGGAGAATCATTAGAGGTCAAAGACAAGGAATCAAGTAGTGATCAGGAGCTGCTAGAGTCGGAGTCCAGTAACAATAGCAGTAAAGCAAGCAAAACCAACTCTGCTCATACTAAAGAGGGTAGAGATTTTTCTGATAATGATGCAACCTCTTCACAGTCAAAAGACATTCCAGAGTTTTCAGATGACGATGAAGCACCTGCTTTGCCTGGTGGCATACCACATTTTTCTGAAGATGAGGAGACTGTTACTCAGACAAAGGATTTGGAAGAGTCATCTGAAGATGAAGTGATACCAGATCAGTCTAAGGGAATTGAGGACATTTCTGAAGACGAGGAGATGCCAACAGAGCAAAAACTCATAGAGGATGTGTCAGAAGAAGAAGCTCCTGCTGAGTCAAAGGAATTGGCAGATTCTTcagaagaggaagaagaggaggcaccTGCTCAGGTTAAGGAAATGATGGACTTTTCTGAAGAGGAGGAGACCCCGGCTCTGTCAAAGGACATAATGGACTTTTCAGAAGAAGAAGAGGAGCCAACTATTATATccaaaaacatcatggaattttCAGAAGAGGAGGAGACTTCAAATATATccaaaaacatcatggaattttCAGAAGAGGAGACCACAAATATATccaaaaacatcatggaattttCAGAAGAGGAGGAGACCACAAATATTTccaaaaacatcatggaattttCTGAAGAGGAGGATACCCCGGCCCTGTTAAAGGACATTATGGAGTTTTCAGAAGAAGAAGATACTCCAGTAATATCAAAGAGCATCATGGAGTTTTCAGAAGAGGAGGACACTTCACCTCCACCAAAAGATATGCCCAAATACTTAGAAGGTAATTCAACCCCTACTCAGTCAAAGGACACAGTGGAGATTGCAGAAGGCGTTAACACTTCTATGTTAAAAGAAACATCTACATTATCAGAAGATGAAGGAACTCCTGTTGTGTCAAAGGACACACTAGCGTTCTTGGAGAGTGAAAACACTCCAGCCCTCTTGACAGACAGTGTAGTATTCTCAGAAGACGAAGTTACTTCCTCTTTGTCCAAAGACTTGTTGGACACTACAGAGGTTGGTGACACCCCTGCCGGTACACAAGACACCCCTGCCTCTGCAAAAGACACCCCTGCCTCTGCAAAAGACACCCCAGATACTTTAGAAGATAAGGAAGGCTATATCAAAGACGAGGAAATAATGAAATATGTACGTCGTGGGAAAGGAAAGTTTTATTGCACGCTATGTGAGTGTCGCCCCTTAAAAAAGGGACCTTTGTTGCACCATTTGATTACCAAGCATAATATGCCAAGCCCATTTATATGCAAAACATGTGCAAAAACATTTGTGATGGAGACCCATCTCAAAAACCACCTTGCATCCCACACTAAAGGTTTGTTTAAATGTCACCGCTGTAGTTTTCAGACAGATCATCCCAGAGGATTCAAAAAACATCAAACACATTGCCAGTCTCGCCATCAAGACGAGGATGACGTCAAAACAGTTTCGGACTTAAAGGAACAGAACAAAGAAGAAAATTGA